From the genome of Mucilaginibacter paludis DSM 18603:
CTTTAAAATATCGCACGCCAGCGGAGTTTGGCCGCGTGTGCATGTATAACTATGTGGGAGAAAATTCTGACGAAGAAGCCTACCCGGATAAAGTAAGTTTTTTAGGAACTGTATCCTATCAGGGAGTATCCTATTATGTTTATAAATTTAGGCAACTGCTTAGTGATGAAAGCCGCGACATTATTGGCGTATACAAACACCACAAAATAGGGGCAGCCGGTCTTGATTTTAAAAAATACAATTGTTTTGCCAATTGGAGTTCCAAAAAAGTTAATTGGCAACTTCAGGCCCAAAAGATGATAGCCGAGTGGAAAAAGCAAAAATAATTTCCAGGCGACTGTATTGGTTTTCAAGTTGATTAGCTCCTGTCGGTCTTTTACTGGGTAGTGGATTTTAGAGATTCGGTGGTTGGTTTACAAAGTATACGGCAGTGGCTCCATCAGGGGAAAGCTTAAATCATTTTTAGATTAACCCTGCTTGGGTGTTTTTTGCTGTTTCTTTAAGAATTTTCTTAATTGTTTAAGTTCGTCTTTTTTAGCCGTATCCAATTTTTCAATAGCTGCCGTAAAAGCTACCGGGTGTATGGCTGCAATTTGTTGTTGTAGCAAGGCCAGGGTTTGTGCCGGATAAACATTGCCCATTTCGCGCAAAGCCCAGCCAACGCCTTTTTGTACAAAATAGTTTTCGTCGGTTAGTAGGGTACTCAACATGGCCAATAGTTTTTCAAAAGAGGGAAGGCTTTTTCTGATCCTGCTATAATATAAAGTACCTACAACAGATTGCCGGCGTTCCCATGGGTTTGCGGATTTATTCCAAAGCATATATTGGGCGTATACTACAGAGGGTTCTTTTTCGAGCAGGTGAGCATACACGGACGACAGACTATCCGAATGCGCCCAATTGTCAACCTGCTTTACCCAGTTTTTTAATGTGTCCCATAAAAAAGCAGGCTCAAAACAACGCTCATTTTGGCTTACAAACATCAACGCGAAATTCATAATTTCATACTGTCGGCTTGTTGTCCACAACTGATCCCAGATTTCCAATTGTTTATCAACAGGTAGCCTGCTAAAGCTGAATCCTTTTTTAAATAACAAGCGCTGCCCAGGAACCGACAAACCGATAAGATCATAATTGGTACCGATGTATTTCTTCAGATCCTTAAATTTGGATGGCTTATTGGTTTTCGCCGCTTTAACCAGTAGCTGCAATAATTCTTCTTTTATCGGGTCCATGGGGCGTAAATTTAAGGTATCTGGGTAAATTACCCTATCAATTGGTCATGGTAATTCAACAATTGAGGTAAGTACAAAGGTTAGATAAGTAAACCTTTTTTTAATCTTAATTTAATATCTATCTTGCCGCGATGTATGATATTTGTTGTATAGGTCATATCACGTCAGATAAGGTAGTCAACGCCAGGGCCGTAATGTATATGCCCGGCGGCACTGCTCTCTATTTTTCGTGCGCAATGAGCAAGCTTAACATGAGCTACCTTTTGGTAACATCCCTTGCTCCGGCCGAGATGGATTATGTTGCCAGTCTGGAAAATCAAGGTATCCCTATAATAACCTACCCCAGTGCCAACACTGTAAATTTTGAAAATATTTATGCCGAAGATCAGGACCAGCGTACACAAAATGTATTGCAGAAAGCTGATCCCTTTTCAATAGAACAGTTTAAAAACGTTGATGCTAACGTTTTTCATCTTGGCCCTTTGCTGGCCGATGATATTCCGGTCGATCTGATCCGGTACCTGGCGGGCAAAGGCACTATCAGTTTGGATGTGCAAGGGTATTTGCGTAAGGTTGAGGACAAAAAAGTATACCCTACCGACTGGCCCGGTAAAAAAGAAGCGCTACCGTTTGTTGACATACTGAAGGCCGACGTTGCCGAGTTGAACGCACTAACGGGCTGCCAAGATGTGCACCAGGGCGTTAGGATTTTAAACGATTGGGGCGTTAAAGAAATTGTAATTACCAACGGGAGCATGGGCTCGTTGATTTACCGTGATAATCAGTTTTATGATATCCCTGCTTATGCACCACCGGTAATTTTAGATGCCACCGGTTGTGGCGATACTTACATGGCCGGTTATTTATACCAGCGTAACAAGGGCGCAGGTATACAGCAACGCGGCGAATTTGCAGCAGCCATGGCTGGTTTAAAAACCGCCAGTGCCGGCCCGTTTGCCGGTACCGAAGAGGATGTAAACAGATTTTTATTGAAGTGATTGCCTTTTTGATAGGGCATACAGCATAATGAAGCATGTAGCTGGCAATTTCTCCCTGAAGAGCACTTGCTTGGCTAAGCGCCGCTTCAGGGAGAAAAGCAAAGGTTTATACAGCGAATGCAAATGGGGTCAGAAGTCAGTTGAGCAGGTCAAATTCTCCCATAAGCGGATCTCATCGTGTAAATTGTCAATTTTGATAAGGGCTCTGTTGTAGGCATCTCCGCCCAGCAATAAATAAAGTGGCGGATTCTCTTCGCCTGCTATTTTTATAATGGCCTCCGCAGCTTTTTTGGGATCGCCGGGCTGTTGGCCATCCATCTTTTTATACTTTTTGTGGGTTGCCCTTACATCCTCATAATCCTCTATGGGGTTTGCAGTCATCGCCAATGATTCTGGGGTTAAAAAATTGGTCCTGAAAGCGCCTGGAGCTACTAAAGTAACCTTAATACCCAATGATTTTACATCCGTGGCGAGTACCTCGGTTAAACCAACTACAGCGTGTTTGGCGGCACTGTAAATTGCCCAGCCTGTGCCCGGCGCTATACCCGCTATGGATGAGATGTTCATGATGTGGCCCGAGCGTTGTTTACGCAGGTAAGGCATTACATACCTGATAACGTTGAGCGTTGCAAAAACATTCACATCAAAAGCTTGCCGTGTCTCTTCATCGCTCAATTCTTCAATTGCGCCGCCTATGCCATAACCAGCATTGTTAATCACTACATCTATCTTACCAAAAACTTCATAAGTGTGCTGCAGGGAGAGCGATACACTGCTTTCGTTCACCAAATCTACCTGTAAGGGCAAAAAGTTGCTGCTGTTTGTGTTAACCGCATTAATTAATTCCTGTTGATTTCTGGAGGTGGCTGCCACAAACTCACCTGCATATAATAATTGTTTAACCAGACTAAGCCCGAAGCCTTTTGAAGCCCCGGTAATAAACCATACTTTTTTGTTGTTATCCATTCGTGCTACTGATTTGATATACAAAAGTAGATAGCGGGCAGGCGCAAAGTATTACGCTAATCAAACAGATGCTTACAAAATTCAAACATTTCTAAAAGTTGAGGGCGTAGTACGGGTTTGTTTTTTGAAAAAGTTGTTGAAATGGGTAGGTTCTTCAAAGCCCAGGCAGTAACCAATTTCGGCAATATTCCAGTCGGTATGCTTGAGTAACGATTTGGCTTCGTTCAGCAGTCGTTCCGCAATATGGTCGGTAGTGGTTTTGCCGGTAGTCTGGCGTATGGCCCTGTTCAGGTGGTTTACATGTACCGATAGATGTTGTGCAAAATCACTTGCCGACCTTAACTGAAAGCGCTGTGATGGCGATTCGATAGGGAACTGCCTTTCCAGTAATTCTGTAAAAACAGAGGTGATTCTGGATTTGGCATCCGGGTGTTTATAAATATTTTCCGTAGGCTGGGTTTTCAATGCATAATGCATAATCTCGCTCACGTAATTGCGGATCAAATCATATTTAAAGGCATAATCCGAATTTATTTCGTCGATAATTTTCAGGAACAAACTGCTAACATAGGCGTCCTGGCTTTCGTCAAGCGAATAAAGCGGAGTGGCGCCCAGTTGAAACATAGGTAGTTCGGTTAAGTTCCCCCGCATTTTTTCTGTGAAAAACGCTTCGGTAAACAAGCAAAAAAAGCCTGTACGCTCGTCGCCCAGCGATTCAAATGTGTAAGGTACCTGCGGATTGAAAAAGATGAGCGATGTGCCCGATAGCTCTAAACTTTTGTTGGCATAATGGCAGATGCCTTTTCCGCGGCTCAAGCTTATCTTATAAAAATTTCTGCGGCTGTAGGTCACCGGTTTGGAATTCGGGCCCGAGCAGTCTTCTACCCTGAAAACGTTGAAGTGCCCAATGTTTTGCTGTAAGTTATCGGGTAGCCAATCAAATTTATTTTTGTAAAATTCTTCGAGTGTTTCTGTTGCCATAGCGCGAAGTTACAAAATTCAAACTGAATACCCAGGGTTGGTTGATTGGTGTTTATGCCATTTGTTTAGCGTAGTGCCAGTGTGATGTTCTACCTTAATAATGACGTATACTTAAGCTATTGATTCAATATCGAATCGTCATTGCGAGGTACGAAGCAATCTCTACATAGGCAGAGTTGCTCTGAAGATTCTCCCTGTATATTATAAAGACGTCTATTTAAGTTTTTGATTATCAGTTCGTCTGTTTTTGCGTTAATAATCAGTATTCTTAATTTACAACATCGGCCCGCTCAGTCGCCGCGGGAAGGGCTTTGTTCTTTTTTCTTGACAAAAAAGAACCAAAAAGTCAAGACTGCCCGATCCTTCCGCCCACAGGCCAGCTCCCGGCCCGGCGTGCAGTCAGGGCCTTTGCCCGCTTTTTTTTTGCGCATAACAGTCTTTAGGTTTCAAACATATCCCCTTTTGTGTGCTCTGAAGCTGTCCTAAGCCTGTCGAAGGACGTGTGGCATGGCCTTGTACGAGGTGTTTTTTGATGCAGCTGATCATTGCGATTGCTTAAGTTTTTGATTGTCAATGTGTGTATTGTCGCTCTAAATTTATCAAGTTTCAAACGTGGTTCCTGTTTTTTCGGCTGGCCGGATCTGTTTCTTGTAAGGGATGCCAACCAAATTGAGTATTTGCGAAGATCAACACTTAAATAAACAGGATAGGCGATACCGTTGCAACCATAAAGGTACCTTTGCCACCAAACTATTTTAACATTTGTTTACAAACAGCAGCCATTAACAGTTCCTTTTTTATAAATTGTCGGCTTTATAATTAACTGGCTACTCATTAATAATTAAAGCGATATAATGAAGTATTTATTTTTACCTGTACTAACTATGTTAACTGTTTCGGCAGGCAGTGCCTTTGGCCAAACAACCCCGGCATCGGGCCTCGACCCTGCAAACCCCTTTTATCTGCCCAGCGCGTTGCCTTTCCAGGCTCCTGCATTTGATAAGATTAAAAATGAAGATTTTAGGCCCGCTATGGAGGCTGGTATGAAAGAGCAATTAGCCGAAATTCAAAAAATTGCTGATAATAAGGCTGCACCCACCTTGGCCAATACACTGGTAGCCATGGAAAAAAGCGGCAGGTTATTAAACCGGGTAAACGCAGTGCTCAATGTGTACACGGGAGCCAATACCAACCCGGTGCTGCAAAAGGTAGAGCAGGATGAAGCGCCTAAACTGGCGGCCAACAACGATGCCATTTACCTCAATACAAAATTATTTAAAAGGGTAGAGGCTATTTATCAACAAAGAGAACAACTGAAACTCGATGCCGAATCAAAACGGCTGGTTGAGTTTTATTATCAAAATTTTGTGCTGGCCGGAGCCCGGCTGTCTGAACCGGATAAAGAAACGCTCAAAAAATTAAACCAGGAGGAAGCTTCGTTACGAGCCAAATTTGGTAGTCAGTTACTGGCCGGTACCAAAGCGGGCGGCCTGGTGATCAATGATAAGGCCGAATTGGATGGCTTGTCTGACGCAGCTATCGCTGCGGCCGCTCAAAATGCCAAAGCTGCCAACCTGGAAGGTAAATGGCTGCTTACTTTGCAAAATACTACGCAACAGCCCGATTTACAATCGCTTAAGAACCGCGCTACCCGCCACAAGCTTTTTGAGGCATCGTGGACCAGGACTGAAAAGGGCGATGCTAACGATACACGCGCAACCATCTCGCGTATAGCACAAATCAGGGCTCAAAAAGCTAAGCTTTTAGGTTTTGCAAGTTACGCCGCCTGGAAGCTACAGAACCAGATGGCTAAAACTCCCGAAGCTGTTGAAGCATTTTTGGATAAATTGGTACCCGCTGCCACAGCAAAAGCAAAGCAGGAAGCGGCTGATATACAGGCTTTGATCGACCAGCAAAATGGTGGCTTTAAGGTTGAAGCCTGGGACTGGAATTTTTATGCCGAGCAGGTTCGTAAAGCTCGTTATGACCTTGACGAAAGCCAGATTAAACCTTACCTTGAAATTAACAACGTATTGCAGAAGGGCATATTTTATGCGGCTAACCTGCTTTATGGCATAAACTTTAAGGAGCGTAAAGATTTACCCGTTTACCAGGAAGACGTACGGGTGTTTGATGTTTTTGATAAAGATGGCAAACAACTGGCTTTGTTTTACTGTGATTACTACAAGCGCGATAATAAAAGGGGCGGTGCCTGGATGAGCAATATGGTTGGCCAATCATACCTGTTGGGTACCATACCCGTTATTTACAACGTATGTAATTTTACCAAGCCCGCGCCGGGTCAGCCAGCG
Proteins encoded in this window:
- the dcp gene encoding peptidyl-dipeptidase Dcp — translated: MKYLFLPVLTMLTVSAGSAFGQTTPASGLDPANPFYLPSALPFQAPAFDKIKNEDFRPAMEAGMKEQLAEIQKIADNKAAPTLANTLVAMEKSGRLLNRVNAVLNVYTGANTNPVLQKVEQDEAPKLAANNDAIYLNTKLFKRVEAIYQQREQLKLDAESKRLVEFYYQNFVLAGARLSEPDKETLKKLNQEEASLRAKFGSQLLAGTKAGGLVINDKAELDGLSDAAIAAAAQNAKAANLEGKWLLTLQNTTQQPDLQSLKNRATRHKLFEASWTRTEKGDANDTRATISRIAQIRAQKAKLLGFASYAAWKLQNQMAKTPEAVEAFLDKLVPAATAKAKQEAADIQALIDQQNGGFKVEAWDWNFYAEQVRKARYDLDESQIKPYLEINNVLQKGIFYAANLLYGINFKERKDLPVYQEDVRVFDVFDKDGKQLALFYCDYYKRDNKRGGAWMSNMVGQSYLLGTIPVIYNVCNFTKPAPGQPALISFSEMTTMFHEFGHALHGMFSSQKYPGLSGTSTARDFVEFPSQFNEHWATDPKVISHFALHYKTGEPMPQALINKMKSAATFNQGYAFTEILAAHNLDLKWHSLPPDAPLQDVDQFEAGALHQTGLDLPQVPPRYRSSYFSHIWGSGYAAGYYAYSWTEMLAHDAFAWFEEHGGLTRENGQRFRDMILSRGNTIELGKMYRDFRGHDADIKPLLISRGLVTK
- a CDS encoding PfkB family carbohydrate kinase — translated: MSKLNMSYLLVTSLAPAEMDYVASLENQGIPIITYPSANTVNFENIYAEDQDQRTQNVLQKADPFSIEQFKNVDANVFHLGPLLADDIPVDLIRYLAGKGTISLDVQGYLRKVEDKKVYPTDWPGKKEALPFVDILKADVAELNALTGCQDVHQGVRILNDWGVKEIVITNGSMGSLIYRDNQFYDIPAYAPPVILDATGCGDTYMAGYLYQRNKGAGIQQRGEFAAAMAGLKTASAGPFAGTEEDVNRFLLK
- a CDS encoding DNA alkylation repair protein; this translates as MDPIKEELLQLLVKAAKTNKPSKFKDLKKYIGTNYDLIGLSVPGQRLLFKKGFSFSRLPVDKQLEIWDQLWTTSRQYEIMNFALMFVSQNERCFEPAFLWDTLKNWVKQVDNWAHSDSLSSVYAHLLEKEPSVVYAQYMLWNKSANPWERRQSVVGTLYYSRIRKSLPSFEKLLAMLSTLLTDENYFVQKGVGWALREMGNVYPAQTLALLQQQIAAIHPVAFTAAIEKLDTAKKDELKQLRKFLKKQQKTPKQG
- a CDS encoding helix-turn-helix domain-containing protein — encoded protein: MATETLEEFYKNKFDWLPDNLQQNIGHFNVFRVEDCSGPNSKPVTYSRRNFYKISLSRGKGICHYANKSLELSGTSLIFFNPQVPYTFESLGDERTGFFCLFTEAFFTEKMRGNLTELPMFQLGATPLYSLDESQDAYVSSLFLKIIDEINSDYAFKYDLIRNYVSEIMHYALKTQPTENIYKHPDAKSRITSVFTELLERQFPIESPSQRFQLRSASDFAQHLSVHVNHLNRAIRQTTGKTTTDHIAERLLNEAKSLLKHTDWNIAEIGYCLGFEEPTHFNNFFKKQTRTTPSTFRNV
- a CDS encoding SDR family NAD(P)-dependent oxidoreductase, with the protein product MDNNKKVWFITGASKGFGLSLVKQLLYAGEFVAATSRNQQELINAVNTNSSNFLPLQVDLVNESSVSLSLQHTYEVFGKIDVVINNAGYGIGGAIEELSDEETRQAFDVNVFATLNVIRYVMPYLRKQRSGHIMNISSIAGIAPGTGWAIYSAAKHAVVGLTEVLATDVKSLGIKVTLVAPGAFRTNFLTPESLAMTANPIEDYEDVRATHKKYKKMDGQQPGDPKKAAEAIIKIAGEENPPLYLLLGGDAYNRALIKIDNLHDEIRLWENLTCSTDF